A single region of the Acidobacteriota bacterium genome encodes:
- a CDS encoding ACP phosphodiesterase produces MNYLGHLYLAEDTAHSLVGNLLGDFVKGSIPDQFPDEIRKGILLHRRVDSFTDSHPVFRESLRMFSPARRRFAGIMLDIFYDHYLAKHWATYSKVALDQFSQKVYQVLRHHYAILPERLQRMLPYIIEEDWLTSYQELDTIDRTLRRLAKRFKRRNDLMSGIEELHANYEFFESGFHDFFPAVIHFVENQRKTLNITDATIHNGEKLTDETLGR; encoded by the coding sequence ATGAATTACCTGGGGCATCTTTATCTGGCAGAAGATACGGCGCACTCGCTGGTGGGTAATCTTTTGGGCGATTTCGTCAAAGGCTCCATCCCTGACCAATTTCCCGATGAAATTCGCAAAGGCATTTTGTTGCATCGCCGGGTTGATAGCTTTACCGATTCGCACCCGGTCTTTCGTGAGAGTTTAAGAATGTTCAGTCCTGCGCGCCGTCGTTTCGCAGGCATTATGCTCGATATTTTTTATGACCATTATCTGGCAAAACATTGGGCGACCTATTCAAAGGTTGCGCTCGACCAATTTTCACAAAAGGTTTATCAGGTTTTACGCCATCACTATGCGATACTGCCGGAACGCTTGCAGCGAATGTTGCCTTATATCATCGAAGAAGACTGGCTCACCTCTTACCAGGAACTCGACACCATTGACCGCACCTTGCGCCGTTTGGCGAAACGTTTCAAACGACGCAATGATTTAATGAGCGGCATCGAAGAATTGCACGCCAACTACGAATTCTTTGAATCGGGTTTCCATGATTTTTTCCCTGCCGTCATTCACTTTGTTGAAAATCAGCGGAAAACCCTTAATATCACTGACGCAACAATTCATAACGGAGAAAAACTGACTGATGAAACTTTGGGGCGGTAG
- the argH gene encoding argininosuccinate lyase: MKLWGGRFTGEANKEFAQFNASFAFDRRLIEADIEGSFAQAEAILNAGILTETEAQQINEGLEKILQRVREDDGFLNSRDAEDVHSFVEAELVALIGEAGYKLHTGRSRNDQVATDLRLFLRGEIDRTIDLLRDTQHALIELAENNREVIMPGYTHLQRAQPILFAHYLLAYFEMFSRDRERLKEIRARVNVLPLGAGALAGTGFQIDREAVAKRLGFDKVCENSLDAVSDRDFVIEFIGAAALIMVHLSRLAEDFIIYSTSEFSFIELSDAVSTGSSLMPQKKNPDSLELIRGKAGRVFGHHTALLATMKGLPLAYNKDMQEDKEALFDTIDTLRGALKVMTTVLGNTRINGERTRAAASVGFLNATDLADYLVRQGLEFRRAHELVGRVVAFAIGKGIDLDELSLEEYKTFSPLFEDDLFAALKLESSLANKPARGGTSPVRVDEALARAKNSLSL, encoded by the coding sequence ATGAAACTTTGGGGCGGTAGATTTACAGGCGAAGCCAATAAGGAATTTGCCCAATTTAACGCATCGTTCGCTTTTGACCGGCGCTTGATTGAAGCCGACATCGAAGGCAGTTTCGCGCAAGCCGAAGCCATTTTAAATGCCGGTATTTTAACCGAAACGGAAGCGCAGCAAATCAACGAAGGCTTGGAAAAAATTTTACAACGGGTTCGTGAAGATGACGGATTTTTGAACTCACGCGACGCTGAAGATGTTCATAGCTTCGTCGAAGCCGAACTGGTCGCGCTCATCGGCGAAGCCGGTTACAAACTGCACACCGGGCGCAGCCGCAACGATCAGGTGGCAACCGATTTGCGACTATTCCTGCGCGGCGAAATTGACCGGACGATTGACCTCCTTCGCGATACACAACACGCGCTCATAGAACTAGCAGAAAATAATCGTGAAGTGATCATGCCGGGTTATACACACCTGCAACGCGCCCAGCCGATTCTGTTCGCGCATTACCTGCTGGCTTATTTTGAAATGTTCAGCCGTGACAGAGAACGCCTGAAAGAAATTCGCGCGCGTGTCAATGTCCTGCCGCTTGGCGCGGGGGCGCTTGCCGGAACCGGGTTTCAAATCGACCGCGAAGCCGTTGCCAAACGCCTCGGTTTTGACAAGGTCTGCGAAAACAGTCTCGACGCTGTAAGCGACCGCGATTTCGTCATCGAATTTATCGGCGCGGCGGCATTGATTATGGTGCATCTCAGTCGCCTTGCCGAAGATTTCATTATCTATTCAACGTCGGAATTTTCATTCATCGAGCTATCGGATGCGGTGTCGACCGGTTCGTCGCTCATGCCACAAAAGAAAAACCCCGATTCACTGGAACTGATTCGCGGCAAAGCCGGTCGCGTATTCGGACATCACACGGCGCTGCTTGCGACCATGAAAGGGTTGCCGCTCGCTTACAACAAAGATATGCAGGAAGACAAAGAGGCGCTCTTTGATACGATTGACACGTTGCGTGGCGCGCTCAAGGTGATGACCACCGTGCTTGGCAATACGCGCATCAATGGCGAACGCACAAGGGCTGCGGCGTCTGTCGGATTTTTGAATGCCACGGATTTAGCCGATTATCTGGTGCGCCAGGGCTTGGAATTTCGTCGCGCCCATGAACTCGTGGGGCGCGTGGTTGCCTTTGCGATAGGCAAGGGCATTGACCTCGATGAGCTTTCGCTTGAGGAATACAAAACCTTTTCGCCGCTCTTTGAAGACGACTTATTTGCGGCGCTAAAACTCGAATCCTCGCTTGCCAACAAACCGGCGCGCGGCGGCACTTCGCCCGTAAGAGTCGATGAAGCGTTAGCGCGGGCTAAAAATAGTTTGTCGTTATAA